One region of Thiorhodovibrio frisius genomic DNA includes:
- a CDS encoding L,D-transpeptidase, producing the protein MQKNSPREGDLFRFVLGSALVTLLLVSGCAYQQPYPDLDEPDPLAAELPDASQERPVDTSSSPATDATKPVAADASAAAGASQQTKLPDPPEAASLPPAKHRQIKIHLKDQQFEYFEDSDLVWSGPISSGTRQHPTPRGQFRVQSKDIDKRSGSYTNYFNRPTPMPYSLQFYGPYFIHEGYLPDKPASHGCVRLRYEDAKFIFERMRVGDRVTVSN; encoded by the coding sequence GTGCAAAAAAACAGTCCGAGAGAAGGCGATCTTTTCCGCTTCGTCTTGGGGTCTGCTCTGGTCACTTTGCTGCTGGTCAGCGGCTGCGCCTACCAGCAGCCCTACCCCGATCTCGATGAGCCGGACCCACTCGCCGCCGAGCTTCCAGATGCCTCCCAAGAGCGTCCGGTCGACACCAGCTCGTCGCCAGCAACTGATGCGACTAAACCCGTCGCAGCGGATGCATCGGCCGCCGCCGGCGCTTCGCAACAGACCAAACTACCCGACCCACCCGAGGCTGCCAGCCTGCCCCCGGCCAAGCATCGGCAGATAAAAATCCACCTGAAAGACCAACAATTCGAGTATTTTGAAGACAGCGATCTCGTCTGGTCTGGTCCCATTTCGTCTGGCACTCGACAACATCCCACGCCCAGAGGACAGTTCCGGGTGCAGAGCAAGGACATCGACAAACGCTCCGGCAGCTACACCAATTATTTCAACCGCCCGACCCCGATGCCCTACTCGCTTCAGTTTTATGGGCCCTACTTTATCCACGAGGGCTACCTGCCCGATAAGCCGGCCTCGCACGGCTGCGTGCGCCTGCGCTATGAGGATGCCAAATTCATCTTCGAGCGTATGCGGGTCGGTGATCGAGTCACCGTATCTAATTGA
- the tgt gene encoding tRNA guanosine(34) transglycosylase Tgt, with protein sequence MRFEVLQRDGLARRSRLELPRGSIDTPAFMPVGTYGTVKGLTPEEVRALGAQIILGNSFHLMVRPGTDIISAHGDLHDFMHWDGPILTDSGGFQVFSLGELRKITEQGVHFRSPVDGAKLFMGPEESMAVQRALGADIVMIFDDCTPYPATREQARTSMELSLRWAGRSKVAHGDNPAALFGIVQGGMFTDLRAASLEGLLEMGFDGFAVGGLSVGEPPDQREQVLDHLASLLPADKPHYLMGVGTPLDIIAAVQRGIDMFDCVMPTRNARNGHLFTSQGVVRIRNAVHKTDTGPLDPACDCATCRHYSRAYLHHLDKCNEMLGARLNTLHNLSYYQRLMRELRAAIEQGRLTALARGIAEVYAASRIEKRSAEDGGVRSTRWF encoded by the coding sequence ATGCGCTTTGAGGTTCTGCAACGGGATGGCCTTGCCCGACGGAGCCGGCTTGAACTGCCGCGTGGGAGCATTGACACCCCGGCTTTCATGCCCGTGGGCACCTATGGCACCGTCAAGGGCCTGACACCGGAAGAAGTCCGCGCACTGGGTGCCCAGATCATTCTCGGCAACAGCTTTCATCTGATGGTGCGCCCCGGCACCGACATTATTTCGGCCCATGGCGACCTGCATGATTTCATGCACTGGGACGGCCCCATTCTGACCGACTCGGGCGGTTTTCAGGTGTTTAGCCTGGGCGAGTTGCGCAAAATCACCGAGCAGGGGGTGCATTTTCGCTCCCCGGTCGATGGGGCCAAGCTCTTTATGGGGCCAGAGGAATCCATGGCGGTGCAGCGCGCGCTCGGTGCCGACATTGTGATGATTTTCGACGACTGCACGCCATATCCGGCGACCCGCGAACAGGCGCGCACCTCCATGGAACTCTCGCTGCGCTGGGCCGGACGCAGCAAGGTGGCGCATGGAGACAACCCGGCGGCCCTGTTCGGTATCGTGCAGGGCGGCATGTTCACCGATCTGCGCGCGGCCTCGCTTGAGGGCTTGCTTGAGATGGGCTTTGATGGTTTCGCGGTCGGCGGCTTGTCAGTCGGCGAACCACCGGATCAGCGCGAACAGGTGCTCGATCATCTCGCTTCGCTCCTGCCGGCCGACAAACCCCATTATCTGATGGGCGTCGGCACGCCTTTAGATATCATTGCCGCTGTGCAGCGCGGCATTGACATGTTCGACTGCGTAATGCCAACGCGCAATGCCCGCAACGGCCATCTGTTCACCAGTCAGGGCGTGGTGCGCATCCGCAATGCCGTCCATAAGACCGACACTGGCCCCTTGGACCCAGCTTGCGACTGTGCTACTTGTCGTCATTACAGCCGCGCCTACCTGCATCATCTGGACAAATGCAACGAAATGCTCGGCGCCCGACTCAACACCCTGCATAATCTGTCCTACTACCAGCGCCTGATGCGTGAGCTGCGCGCGGCCATTGAGCAGGGACGGTTGACGGCTTTGGCGCGCGGGATCGCCGAAGTCTATGCTGCATCCAGGATCGAAAAACGGAGCGCTGAGGATGGCGGAGTCCGCAGTACGCGCTGGTTTTGA
- a CDS encoding bile acid:sodium symporter family protein — MTRLTTLFPLWALLGALLAWWLPGLFAPGKPLIVPLLSLVMLGMGLTLDWRQFATVWSRRSVVVLGVSLQFLIMPLAAWAIAIGLRLPPELAVGMVLLGASPGGTASNLICYLARGDVALSITLTSVSTLLAILATPALTLAYAGQQVPVPAAAMLISMLKVVLAPVAIGVAINTWLGRRLTRAKAAFPVISMLAIVIIIAIVVALNRDQIAQTGALLMLAVMLHNGFGLLGGYWLARWLTHDERTARTLAIEVGMQNSGLAVALASQYFSAAAALPGAIFSVWHNLSGSLLAAAWAHRPIPGKNNRSAQSRDQ, encoded by the coding sequence ATGACGCGTCTCACCACCCTCTTCCCCTTGTGGGCGCTGCTCGGCGCCCTGCTTGCCTGGTGGCTGCCAGGGCTGTTCGCCCCCGGCAAGCCGCTTATCGTGCCGCTGCTCAGCCTTGTAATGCTGGGGATGGGATTGACCCTGGACTGGCGCCAATTCGCCACTGTCTGGTCGCGGCGCTCCGTGGTGGTTCTGGGCGTGAGCTTGCAGTTTTTGATCATGCCGCTCGCCGCTTGGGCAATTGCCATTGGCCTGCGGCTGCCGCCAGAGCTGGCCGTTGGTATGGTGCTGCTCGGCGCGAGCCCAGGCGGCACGGCATCGAACCTGATCTGCTACCTGGCGCGCGGTGATGTGGCCCTCTCAATCACCCTGACAAGCGTCTCGACCCTGCTCGCCATCCTGGCCACGCCGGCGCTGACGCTGGCCTACGCCGGCCAGCAGGTGCCGGTGCCGGCAGCCGCCATGCTGATCTCGATGCTGAAAGTGGTGCTGGCGCCTGTAGCCATCGGCGTAGCCATTAATACCTGGCTGGGCAGGCGCCTGACGCGGGCAAAAGCCGCGTTCCCGGTGATCTCCATGCTGGCAATTGTGATCATCATTGCGATTGTGGTGGCGCTCAACCGCGATCAGATCGCGCAAACCGGCGCGCTTCTGATGTTGGCCGTGATGCTGCACAATGGCTTTGGATTGCTCGGCGGCTATTGGCTCGCCCGCTGGCTCACGCACGACGAACGCACCGCGCGCACCCTGGCCATTGAGGTTGGCATGCAAAACTCCGGGCTCGCAGTTGCCCTGGCCAGCCAGTATTTTTCCGCTGCTGCGGCTCTGCCCGGCGCCATTTTCTCTGTCTGGCATAACCTGAGTGGCTCGCTGCTCGCCGCCGCCTGGGCGCACCGCCCAATCCCGGGCAAGAATAATCGATCCGCACAAAGTCGTGATCAATGA
- a CDS encoding alpha/beta fold hydrolase has protein sequence MWPLLLRALLVLVFALILFALVGPLFIDPNPAPEHSPVHVEPSAATFGFITIPVSGTPGLRVHYRDSTDPQRDDLNPLGHRNFLLLHGFTFNLSTWDPMFVFFAKEGRTVAYDQLPYGLSEKPLPAGLKDANPYAKASAIEQLLALMDALEMPQAILVGNSAGGTLALDVARRAPERVSGLILISPWVYANRPTFPAWLVNSPQMKRISLLLGRYLGKNMPLLDLAYANPERISDERRELAADHSWTPGWDLAWGALMNRSLIDAVTVSESLADITQPTLIIAGAEDQIVKMADSARAANTMPNAEFAVLPECGHVPHEECPDLVRAIIADWLRRL, from the coding sequence ATGTGGCCTTTACTGCTGCGCGCGCTCCTGGTTCTGGTGTTCGCGCTTATTCTATTTGCCCTTGTCGGACCACTATTCATCGACCCCAATCCGGCCCCCGAACACTCGCCGGTGCATGTCGAACCGTCTGCGGCAACCTTCGGGTTCATCACCATTCCCGTCAGCGGCACGCCGGGACTGCGTGTTCATTATCGCGACTCCACTGACCCCCAGCGCGATGATCTCAACCCGCTCGGCCATCGGAATTTTCTTCTGCTGCACGGCTTTACCTTCAACCTGTCGACCTGGGACCCGATGTTCGTCTTCTTCGCCAAGGAAGGACGCACGGTCGCTTATGACCAACTCCCCTATGGGCTGAGCGAAAAGCCCTTGCCGGCAGGTCTCAAAGACGCCAACCCTTATGCCAAGGCATCTGCCATCGAGCAACTCCTTGCCCTGATGGACGCGCTCGAGATGCCGCAGGCGATCCTGGTGGGTAACTCGGCCGGCGGCACCCTGGCACTTGATGTCGCGCGGCGCGCACCCGAGCGCGTCAGCGGCCTGATTCTGATCAGCCCCTGGGTTTACGCCAATCGCCCCACCTTCCCGGCCTGGCTGGTCAACTCTCCACAGATGAAGCGCATCAGCCTGCTGCTCGGGCGTTATTTGGGCAAAAACATGCCGCTGCTCGATCTCGCCTATGCCAACCCCGAACGCATCAGCGACGAGCGGCGGGAGCTTGCCGCTGACCATAGCTGGACACCCGGCTGGGATCTGGCCTGGGGCGCGCTGATGAACCGCTCACTGATCGATGCCGTCACCGTCAGCGAATCGCTGGCGGACATCACCCAGCCGACCCTGATCATCGCAGGCGCAGAAGATCAAATCGTCAAGATGGCCGACAGCGCCCGCGCCGCCAACACCATGCCCAATGCTGAATTCGCAGTCCTGCCCGAGTGCGGTCACGTCCCACACGAGGAATGCCCGGATCTGGTCAGGGCGATCATTGCCGACTGGCTACGGCGCCTCTAA
- a CDS encoding NifB/NifX family molybdenum-iron cluster-binding protein has protein sequence MKTIAVTANDDRGLAGEMSMHFGHCSHFVLATLDEKSQVKSTDICVNPYAEQHQPGQIPDFVKSLGANVVLSGGMGGRAIEFFDQLGIEVATGHHSSVGAAIDAYAAGELKGASGCAHDHH, from the coding sequence ATGAAGACCATTGCCGTGACGGCGAACGATGACCGCGGGCTAGCCGGAGAGATGTCGATGCACTTTGGCCATTGCAGCCATTTCGTGCTGGCCACTCTGGACGAAAAAAGCCAGGTCAAATCAACGGATATCTGTGTCAATCCTTATGCTGAGCAGCATCAGCCGGGGCAGATTCCGGATTTTGTCAAATCGCTGGGGGCCAATGTGGTGCTCTCCGGCGGCATGGGCGGCCGGGCGATCGAGTTCTTCGATCAACTTGGCATCGAGGTTGCCACGGGTCATCATTCAAGCGTCGGCGCGGCCATTGACGCCTACGCTGCCGGCGAACTGAAGGGCGCGAGCGGCTGCGCGCATGATCATCACTAA
- the pgl gene encoding 6-phosphogluconolactonase gives MQLPGVDTQVLADADAVAAAAAELILEQGRAAVAERGQFYLVLAGGTTPEAAYRRLAGAREDWTGWRFFIGDERCLPVDDAERNSHMARTAWLEPAGIAPDQLAAMPAELGPEAAALAYAPVVAEALPFDLVLLGMGEDGHTASLFPGHAWPEQALIMPVRGAPKPPPERVSLTPMALVSCRRMLLLVTGGGKHQALRQWQQGEHLPVAQVAAAGRALVLLDRAAAGAD, from the coding sequence ATGCAATTGCCGGGAGTCGACACCCAAGTCTTGGCCGATGCTGATGCGGTGGCCGCAGCGGCGGCTGAGTTGATTCTGGAGCAGGGGCGGGCGGCGGTCGCCGAGCGCGGTCAGTTCTATCTGGTGCTGGCCGGTGGCACTACGCCGGAGGCGGCCTATCGGCGGTTGGCCGGTGCGCGCGAGGACTGGACCGGCTGGCGCTTTTTCATTGGCGACGAGCGCTGCCTGCCGGTGGATGATGCCGAGCGCAACAGCCACATGGCGCGCACCGCCTGGCTGGAGCCGGCTGGCATTGCGCCAGATCAGCTTGCCGCCATGCCAGCTGAACTTGGACCGGAGGCTGCGGCACTGGCTTATGCGCCCGTGGTCGCCGAGGCACTGCCTTTTGATCTGGTGCTGCTCGGCATGGGCGAGGACGGGCATACCGCCAGTCTGTTTCCGGGGCATGCGTGGCCAGAGCAAGCGCTGATCATGCCAGTGCGCGGGGCACCCAAGCCGCCGCCCGAGCGGGTGTCGCTCACGCCAATGGCGCTGGTGTCCTGCCGGCGGATGCTGCTGTTGGTGACGGGCGGTGGAAAACACCAGGCGCTGAGGCAATGGCAGCAGGGGGAGCATCTGCCGGTCGCTCAGGTCGCCGCAGCCGGGCGGGCACTGGTGCTGCTGGACCGGGCGGCGGCAGGGGCTGATTGA
- a CDS encoding FitA-like ribbon-helix-helix domain-containing protein produces MPSLMLRDIPDDLHHRLKAVAAAHQRSVPQQAMLALESALSAEASLKCEDSSSAVAGTASLSADARPDLEQSLAWLRRELWALPVRDARPAEAILDYNNDGLCN; encoded by the coding sequence ATGCCATCCTTGATGTTGCGCGATATTCCTGATGATTTGCATCACAGGCTCAAGGCCGTTGCTGCCGCGCACCAAAGATCCGTGCCGCAGCAGGCCATGCTGGCGCTGGAGTCTGCACTTTCAGCAGAGGCTTCCCTGAAGTGCGAGGATTCATCCTCTGCGGTTGCCGGGACTGCGAGCCTTAGCGCCGACGCACGGCCCGATTTAGAACAGTCCCTGGCTTGGCTGCGTCGTGAACTTTGGGCGCTGCCAGTTCGGGACGCGCGTCCTGCTGAGGCAATTTTGGACTATAACAACGATGGCCTCTGCAATTGA
- a CDS encoding ABC transporter substrate-binding protein yields the protein MHNSQHQRALKTCYHPRWPLLRHLLGLWACLLLVACGAPNEPDSVIRFGIANSARNLDPRHATDATSERVNHLLYRTLVDFDDTGQVVPGLATWEQLSARRYRFALGQEGRRFSDGSWLTAADVAATYQSLLDPATGSPHGSQLDLIEEIRLLDEDHLEFVLSRSDPLFPSYLGLGILPAKAVAAGRDFARAPLGSGPFLVRDWPETGRLLLERRRDGQRIELVTVKDPNVRVMKLLRGEVQMLQNDLAPELVDYLREQSAVVVETRPGVNFAYLGFNLEDPLLSQRQLRLAIAHAIDREAILKYLFRGLGRPAQALLPPEHWAGAPDLKPYAHDPQRARELLAELGYGPERPLQLSYKTSSDPFRLRVASVIQAQLKPVGIELRIRSYDWGTFFGDIKAGRFQLYSLTWVGVRGPDIFRYVFHSESLPPKGANRGRFRDARVDDLIDRAGMTEGLAERARLYRELQARLLRELPYVPLWYEDQILARRAEISGYRLAPDGDYDGLESVVTSRAQVRAGRSGVRGAVASRQ from the coding sequence GTGCATAACAGCCAGCACCAGCGCGCACTGAAGACTTGTTACCACCCGCGTTGGCCCTTGCTCAGACATCTGCTCGGGCTTTGGGCCTGCCTGCTGCTTGTGGCTTGCGGTGCGCCCAATGAGCCCGATAGCGTCATTAGGTTTGGCATCGCCAACTCCGCGCGCAATCTCGATCCGCGCCATGCGACGGATGCCACCTCCGAGCGGGTCAATCATCTGCTCTATCGCACGCTGGTCGATTTTGATGACACTGGCCAGGTGGTGCCTGGCCTGGCAACTTGGGAGCAGCTTTCGGCGCGGCGCTACCGCTTTGCGCTGGGCCAAGAGGGGCGGCGTTTTTCCGATGGCAGTTGGCTGACGGCAGCGGATGTTGCGGCCACCTACCAATCCCTGCTCGACCCGGCGACGGGCTCCCCGCATGGATCGCAGCTTGATCTGATCGAGGAGATCCGGCTGCTGGATGAGGATCATCTGGAGTTTGTGCTGAGCCGCTCGGACCCGCTGTTTCCGTCCTATCTTGGTCTTGGCATTCTGCCGGCAAAGGCAGTTGCCGCTGGTCGGGATTTTGCGCGCGCACCTCTGGGCAGCGGACCCTTTCTGGTCCGTGATTGGCCGGAAACTGGCCGGCTGCTGCTTGAGCGTCGCCGCGACGGTCAGCGCATCGAGCTGGTGACGGTCAAAGACCCAAATGTGCGGGTTATGAAACTCCTGCGCGGTGAGGTCCAGATGCTACAGAACGATCTGGCCCCGGAGCTGGTCGATTACCTGCGTGAGCAGTCCGCCGTGGTGGTCGAAACTCGCCCCGGCGTGAATTTCGCTTACCTGGGCTTTAATCTCGAGGATCCGCTGCTAAGCCAACGCCAGCTGCGCCTGGCTATTGCCCATGCCATCGATCGCGAGGCCATTCTCAAGTACCTGTTTCGTGGTCTGGGACGGCCCGCGCAGGCGCTGCTGCCACCAGAGCACTGGGCCGGTGCGCCCGACCTCAAGCCCTATGCGCATGATCCGCAACGCGCGCGGGAGCTGCTCGCCGAGCTTGGCTACGGACCTGAGCGCCCGCTGCAACTGAGCTACAAGACCTCAAGCGATCCCTTTCGGCTGCGCGTGGCCAGTGTGATTCAAGCCCAACTTAAGCCGGTGGGCATTGAGCTTCGCATCCGCAGTTATGATTGGGGCACCTTCTTTGGCGACATCAAGGCCGGGCGCTTTCAGCTTTATAGTCTGACCTGGGTGGGGGTGCGGGGGCCGGATATTTTTCGCTATGTGTTTCATAGTGAATCCCTGCCGCCTAAAGGTGCCAATCGCGGGCGCTTTCGCGACGCGCGGGTCGATGATTTAATCGACCGCGCGGGAATGACCGAGGGGCTGGCAGAAAGGGCCAGGCTCTATCGCGAGCTGCAAGCGCGGTTGTTGCGCGAACTGCCCTATGTCCCGCTCTGGTATGAGGACCAGATTCTGGCCAGGCGCGCCGAAATCAGCGGCTATCGGCTCGCTCCCGATGGCGACTACGATGGCCTGGAAAGCGTGGTGACCAGTCGCGCGCAAGTCCGCGCTGGCCGCAGCGGTGTTAGAGGCGCCGTAGCCAGTCGGCAATGA
- a CDS encoding HAD family hydrolase translates to MASNYRLLTLDLDDTLWPCQPTVDRAEAEFHAWLDQQVPRLAAAHDLASLRRHRRELYHARPDIAHDMTALRQVSLEMLLGEFDYSPTLAAEAVALFCTHRNRVEPYTEVPEVLGLLGYDHRLVSVTNGNAEVALTPLKDCFHHSLTAAGVGAAKPDPAIFKAAMRWAGASPAETLHVGDDPIRDIQAARQCGLDAVWVNRHGQSWPDDLEPPMAEVSDLHGLRAWLEGTSQGGKTNAL, encoded by the coding sequence ATGGCATCAAACTATCGCCTGCTGACGCTGGATCTCGACGATACCCTCTGGCCCTGCCAGCCAACCGTCGATCGCGCCGAGGCAGAGTTTCATGCATGGCTCGACCAGCAGGTGCCAAGGCTCGCCGCCGCGCACGATCTCGCCAGCCTGCGCCGGCATCGGCGCGAGCTCTATCACGCGAGGCCGGATATCGCTCACGATATGACCGCGCTGCGCCAAGTCTCGCTGGAGATGCTGCTCGGTGAATTCGACTACAGCCCGACCCTGGCCGCCGAAGCCGTGGCCCTGTTTTGCACGCATCGCAATCGGGTCGAACCTTACACCGAGGTACCCGAGGTACTGGGATTGCTCGGGTACGATCACCGGCTGGTTTCGGTTACCAATGGCAATGCCGAGGTGGCCCTGACGCCACTCAAGGATTGTTTTCACCACTCCCTGACCGCTGCCGGAGTGGGTGCCGCCAAGCCCGATCCGGCCATCTTTAAAGCGGCCATGCGCTGGGCCGGAGCCAGTCCAGCCGAGACCCTGCATGTGGGCGATGATCCCATCCGTGATATCCAGGCTGCGCGCCAGTGCGGGCTGGATGCGGTTTGGGTCAATCGCCATGGCCAGTCCTGGCCCGATGATCTGGAGCCACCCATGGCCGAAGTCTCCGACCTGCACGGCCTGCGCGCCTGGCTCGAGGGGACCTCGCAAGGGGGGAAGACCAATGCGCTTTGA
- a CDS encoding nitrous oxide-stimulated promoter family protein, with product MDNQKDRHQSNGRQPGGDQPDSSRSYSAKAARPGKGRRQPRNQGPRIGREKRTIKAMTALYCRDHHQGAKPADGLCAECADLFDYAQTRLDYCPFGESKYACADCQIGCYTEEMATATRNLMRYAGPRLWRRHPILALFHFLDGHLLHRAPDRSAAAARPGRDKNASQGRKA from the coding sequence ATGGACAACCAGAAAGATCGGCATCAAAGTAACGGGCGTCAGCCTGGTGGGGATCAACCCGACAGCAGCCGCTCGTATTCGGCCAAGGCCGCACGGCCTGGCAAGGGGCGACGTCAGCCAAGAAACCAGGGGCCGCGCATTGGTCGCGAAAAGCGCACCATCAAGGCGATGACCGCCCTGTACTGTCGCGACCATCATCAGGGCGCGAAGCCTGCCGATGGCCTGTGCGCTGAGTGCGCGGATTTGTTCGACTACGCCCAAACCCGTCTCGACTACTGCCCCTTTGGCGAGTCGAAATACGCCTGTGCCGATTGCCAGATCGGCTGCTACACCGAAGAAATGGCGACGGCGACGCGCAACCTGATGCGCTACGCAGGGCCGCGCTTGTGGCGGCGGCATCCGATTCTGGCTCTGTTTCATTTTCTTGATGGACATCTGTTGCATCGCGCTCCTGACCGTTCGGCGGCAGCAGCGCGCCCTGGTCGTGATAAAAACGCCAGTCAAGGGCGGAAGGCTTGA
- a CDS encoding DUF3127 domain-containing protein, giving the protein MGTDRVGILDRSERIAVLAPDKPKTFEETDRTAATLNSCNHSSQDSAMEISGTITQVIPEKSGTSARGPWRKQEYVLETQAEYPKKICFMLWGEKIDEFAIREGQQLRVEVDLESREYNGRWYTDVKAWRVSPLQQSDDGPPPLGAEEPPPFGDDGFGDPPF; this is encoded by the coding sequence ATGGGGACCGACAGAGTTGGCATTCTGGACCGGTCTGAGCGTATCGCGGTGCTTGCCCCGGACAAGCCCAAGACTTTCGAGGAAACTGATCGGACAGCTGCCACCCTCAACAGTTGCAATCACAGCTCACAGGACAGTGCGATGGAGATCAGCGGAACCATTACTCAAGTCATCCCGGAAAAATCCGGCACCTCGGCGCGCGGCCCTTGGCGCAAACAGGAGTATGTACTCGAGACCCAGGCCGAGTACCCAAAAAAAATCTGCTTCATGCTGTGGGGCGAGAAAATCGACGAGTTTGCCATCCGCGAGGGCCAGCAGTTGCGCGTCGAGGTGGACCTCGAAAGCCGCGAGTACAATGGCCGCTGGTATACAGATGTGAAGGCCTGGCGGGTGTCACCTCTCCAGCAGTCCGACGATGGCCCACCGCCGCTGGGAGCCGAGGAGCCACCGCCCTTCGGCGACGACGGCTTTGGTGACCCGCCATTTTGA
- a CDS encoding CYTH domain-containing protein has product MAIEIERKFLVKDDSWRARVESESRIRQGYLSADARLTLRVRVRDDQAYLTLKGATKGIARSEFEYGIPPADAEAMLAEFAQGPLIDKRRYLLHEGGWLWEVDEFAGENQGLVLAEIELPSADQAFSRPDWLGAEVSDDPRYFNASLARHPFGRW; this is encoded by the coding sequence ATGGCCATTGAAATTGAACGCAAATTCCTGGTCAAGGACGATAGCTGGCGTGCGCGGGTGGAGTCTGAGTCGCGTATTCGCCAAGGCTATCTGAGTGCCGATGCGCGCCTGACTCTGCGGGTGCGGGTGCGCGATGACCAGGCTTACCTGACGCTCAAGGGCGCCACCAAGGGAATTGCGCGTTCAGAGTTCGAGTACGGGATTCCGCCCGCCGATGCCGAGGCCATGCTGGCGGAATTTGCCCAGGGGCCGCTGATCGACAAACGCCGCTATCTGCTGCATGAGGGCGGCTGGCTGTGGGAGGTCGATGAGTTCGCGGGCGAAAACCAAGGTCTGGTGCTGGCCGAGATCGAACTGCCCAGTGCCGATCAGGCCTTTTCGCGCCCGGACTGGCTGGGTGCCGAGGTCTCGGATGATCCGCGCTATTTTAATGCCAGCCTGGCGCGCCATCCTTTCGGCCGCTGGTGA
- a CDS encoding type II toxin-antitoxin system VapC family toxin — MVVDTSALVAILTGEADACALLERLKLARRIVLCAANRTELLLVMQARFGSVGADRAKQFLALEEIQTQPLDEKLADGAAMAYRRFGKGRHPAGLNFGDCFSYALAEHAGAPLLFKGDDFSRTDIRSALAEDFS; from the coding sequence TTGGTTGTCGATACCAGTGCGTTGGTCGCTATATTGACCGGCGAGGCGGATGCGTGCGCGCTCTTGGAGCGTTTGAAATTGGCTCGCAGGATTGTGCTTTGCGCCGCCAACCGAACGGAATTGCTTCTGGTGATGCAGGCTCGATTCGGCTCAGTCGGGGCGGATCGTGCGAAGCAGTTTCTCGCGCTGGAGGAAATCCAAACCCAACCCTTGGATGAAAAGTTGGCGGACGGGGCGGCCATGGCTTATCGGCGTTTTGGCAAAGGACGGCATCCGGCTGGTCTTAACTTTGGAGATTGCTTTTCATACGCGTTGGCGGAGCATGCTGGAGCCCCTTTGTTGTTTAAGGGCGATGATTTTTCTCGCACGGATATCCGTTCCGCTTTGGCCGAGGATTTCTCATGA
- the msrA gene encoding peptide-methionine (S)-S-oxide reductase MsrA: MFPFGKKLELPGPGDALPGRRQPMMIGSQHLVLGTAMRPPFPAGMRQVLFGMGCFWGAEQRFWQLDGVHTTAVGYAGGLTPNPTYEEVCTGLTGHTEVVLVVFDPAHLPFTACLETFWSGHNPTSGMRQGVDIGTQYRSVIFTDGEDHLALARESLAAEQRRLDANSSGTITTEVRAAPPLYYAEDYHQQYAARRLR; the protein is encoded by the coding sequence ATGTTCCCATTCGGCAAAAAACTCGAACTCCCTGGCCCGGGCGATGCCCTGCCGGGGCGCCGTCAACCCATGATGATTGGTAGTCAGCATCTGGTGCTGGGCACGGCGATGCGCCCGCCTTTCCCTGCTGGCATGCGCCAGGTGCTATTTGGCATGGGCTGTTTTTGGGGCGCCGAGCAGCGCTTCTGGCAGCTTGATGGCGTCCATACCACGGCGGTTGGATATGCCGGCGGACTCACACCCAACCCGACTTACGAGGAAGTCTGCACCGGCCTGACTGGGCATACCGAGGTGGTGCTGGTGGTGTTCGACCCCGCTCACCTGCCCTTCACCGCCTGTCTGGAAACCTTTTGGAGCGGCCATAATCCCACCTCCGGCATGCGCCAAGGAGTCGATATTGGCACCCAGTACCGCTCGGTTATTTTCACCGATGGAGAGGATCATCTCGCCCTGGCCCGGGAAAGTCTGGCGGCTGAGCAACGCAGGCTCGATGCCAACAGCAGCGGCACCATCACCACCGAGGTCCGCGCCGCACCACCGCTATATTATGCCGAAGACTACCATCAGCAGTATGCGGCGCGGCGCTTGCGCTGA